The genome window TAATTTTTTCAGCATCTATTTTCCTCACTGTCTCAATCGCTGTGTCTTTTTTTAATATCGGCCTGACCGTAAAAAAAATAAACCCCGGAATACAGTTAGGCAAACAAGGGCTTATCTTTTTTTGATAAAATCGTGTCAAAGTCAGCGCTTCGCTCTGCTGATGCCTAATAAAACCTGTTTGTCTGCTGTTTGTCTGCTTTTAACAAATCATTTTGACAGAACTTTTTTTGTCTGTTATAATAGTTGACATGGCAACTATTTTGTTTTTGACCACACCCAGCGAAACGGATGTAAAATCTAAGGTAAACCCGTATTTGACGGAAGTTGAACCGACTGGATGCTGGGGCTGAAAAAAGAGTGAGAGTTTATGAAATTATTTTCCGCACAAAAAAATCATGCCCTCTATCTGAACCGCCTGATCTCCATGATTTACCGGCATAACCGGATTTATATGGACGGCCAGCTGGAAGAACTGCATTTGCAGTCGGGGCAATACACCTATCTGCTTTATCTGTATCATCACGATGGCCAAAAACAGGACGATATCGTCAAAACACTGCGCATTGATAAAGCCGGCACGACCCGGGCACTGCGCAAACTGGAAAAAAGCGGTTATATTTTCCGCAAACCGGATGAAAAAGACCGGCGCGGCAATCTGGTTTATCTGACCGAAAAGGCTTGGCAAATCCAGCCGCTTTTACTTAAGTTTTATTCGAATTGGTTAAACTTGGCACTGGACGGATTAAGCGAGGAGGAGCTTGCCACCCTGTATCGATTATTAAATCGGGTGGCCATCAATGCGATTTCCATCAAGGAGGGAAAGGAACAAGAAAATGAACGAACGACAGATTGAGCTAAAAGAAGCACCGATTTTTCGGCTGCTGCTGAAATATTCCATTCCGGCAATTATCGGTATGCTGGTCAATGCCCTGTATAATGTAGTCGACCGGATATTTATCGGTAATATGGTAAAAGACCCGCTGGCGATGAGCGCGGTCGGCCTGACCTTTCCTTTTATGCTGGTCATTTTCGGTTTTTGTATGCTGATCGGCATCGGCGGCTCCAGCCGAATCTCCATTGCTCTGGGCGAAGGCGAGCATCAAAAAGCAGAAAATATTCTGGGCAATATGTTTACGCTGATTATTATTTTAATGCTGGGGCTGGTGCTGATCGGCAGCATCTTTAAAACGCCGATTCTCTATTTTCTGGGTGCCAGCGAAAGTACCATCGGCTATGCCGGCCAATATATTCAGATTATTTTGTTCGGCGCCGTCTTTCAAGGGCTGTCCTACTGCTTTAATACGGCGATGCGCTCGGAGGGAAACCCGAAAAAAGCGATGTATACCATGCTGATCGGTGCCGGGGCAAACATTATTTTAGATCCGATTTTTATCGGGCCGCTGGGCTTAGGCATTGCCGGTGCGGCCTGGGCAACGATTATTTCCCAGTTTATCTGCATGGTTTGGGTGCTGTCGCACTACTTTTCCAAAGACAGCGTCTTAAAGCTGCACAGCCGTTTTCTGGCGCTGCGGCTGGATTTAGTAAAAAGTATTGTGTCGATCGGAATTGCTCCCTGCATCATGCAAATTGCTTCCGGGGTTATCTCCGCCACCGCCAATAATGCGCTGCGCACCTACGGGGGCGACCTGGCGATTGGCGCAATGACGATTGTCAATTCGATTGCCGCCTTTATCCTGATGCCGATTTTCGGAATCAATCAGGGCGCACAGCCGATTATCGGTTTTAACTACGGTGCCAAGCAATATGCCCGCGCTAAAAGAACCTGGCAGTTAGCAGCTTTGGCGGCAACAGCGATTTGTATTTTCGGTTTTTTGGCAACACAGCTTTTTCCGGAGCTGCTGATCCGAACTTTTACGCCCAATCCTGAGCTGATTGCCTTAGGCAAGGGCGGCCTGCATAAGCTCCTGATGATGCTGCCGATCATCGGTCTGCAGGTGGTCAGCGCCAATTATTTTCAGGCCGTCGGCAAGGCCTATAAGGCAATGATATTAAGTATGCTGCGCCAAGTGATTATCCTGATCCCGCTGCTCTTTATTTTACCTAACTTCTGGCAGATCAACGGTGTCTGGTTTGCGTTTCCGATTGCCGATGCAGTGGCTTCGGTGATTACCGGCATTTTCATCTTTCAGGAAATGCGGCATTTAAACGAATTGGCTAATGATTAAAGTGTGCCTGTCCGAAACAAAAACAGTTCAAGCACATCTTCCTCAATGCGATACACAAGCAGCCCCTCCGGTTCGATATGGCACTTCCAAAATCCCTGGTATTCACCTGTTAAATTATGGTCGCAATATTTGCTTTTCAATTTTTGACCTGCTGCCAGTTTATTGACTACATCATGGAGATGCTTGATTTTGTACCCTCGCTTTTGCGCAAGTTTTAAATCTATTTTAAATTGGTAGGATGGTACAATTTCAAGCATCGGTCAATACCTCGTCCAATAATTCATCAAAAGAAGTGCAGCGTTTATAGGTATCGGGATTTTTCTTCATCTCCTCATACTCCTCCAGCGCCGCTCTTGTTTCCGCGTTTGGCATCCGGCGTTTTATCTCAAACGGTATCCCGTTATGACTAACGGCACTTTTCAGAAACATCGTAATCGCCGATAATATATTAAGGCCAAGGTCAGAAAATAACTCCTCCGCCGACTGTTTTAATTCTGTGTCTACACGAATATTGATATTAGTAGTCGCCATAAAATTTCTCCTTTTGATCGTGAACGACATTCTATACTTCCCTTTTAAAAAGCATATAACTCAAATTATCATAAGCTTATTCACTCAAAGTGAAAATTTTAATGTCGTTCCCTATCGTTAATGCTTTTATTACATGGCGTTTTGTAAACATTGTCAACACTGCGTAAAGATATATTCCCCTTTTTCCTAGGCTTGACTGAAATATTTCACTCACGCTTCGCCAAAATACACTTCGCCCTAAGCCTCTTTTTTCTGATAAGAGTACATCACCAGCCGGTTGTTAAATAGGTAAATCAATGGCGTGAACAGCTTATCAAAGCCTTTCAGCCATTTTTTAAATTCATCGGTAAAATTGATATACCCGATTTGCTTCAGCTTTGGGTTCAGCGCAACGATCTCCTGACCTTTGGTGACACCAAACAGATACTCGGACTTAGTCTTTTTAACGGCCCGGTTCATGCCGGCTCTTTTTACCAGGATTTTTGGCACGCAGTCTAAGTGCAGCTCAAACTGACTGAAATGATCAGTTAAAATATTTAAGAGCCGCCGCACGTCCGCTTCGGGTAAATACATGAGCATGCCTTCCGAAATGATCAACAGCTTCCGCCCGTCCGGCCTTACTTCCTCGGTCCAAGCCGGATCGAACGCGGACTTAGCGATGAACCTCACCCGCTCGTTTTCGGTAAAAAACTTGCGCCGGACCTCGATCACTTCCGGAAAGTCCACGTCGTACCAGTGGATCTGCCCGTTGTCCAACCGGTCAAAGCGGGTATCTAGGCCCGACCCAAGCGACACAATATAGCAGTCCGGATATTTTTGAATAAACTTCTTGATTTCTCTGTCCATGATTTTAGCTCTGGACAAAACGCCGATATAGTTTTTCATTTCCTTCTGAAAGTCGGAAAAATCATAATCAATCTGATCGGCGATCTCGGCTGATTTTTTATCTTTCAATACCGAATTAGCCGAGCGGTAGTCCCTCGCCCGAATGTCCAAGGTAATCAGCAGCGTTTCCATAACCCCTTCTAATTTTATTTTCATAACAGTTCCTTCCTGATAAAGTTTATTTCTCATAAAGTTCGCTTTTGCTAACTGTATAATTATATCACTTTTAGAAAATAAAGAACAGATATTTTTTTATGACCGCCTATACTCTGGCGCAGGTATTTGGCAATACCAAATCGCAGGTCTGACTGCAAACCGCCTGCCGGGAAGCGTTTGATTTTGATCTGATGCAAATCCGTATTTAAAAAGCTCTCGGCTTTTGATTCTGCCGAGAGCTTTTTTACTCCTGCGCTTTAATGCTATAATACATTTGTGGTACTTCCTTGCTGAATCGGCTCAAAAGAAAGCTTTAACTCACAATCCAGTGCATAGGCTATTCGTTTCAAAGTTCTAATCGAGGGATTCGCATTTCCATTTTCGATTTTACTGATATCGCTTTGTGCTATTCCGGTTATATCCGATAATTGCTTTTGTGTCATACTTTGCCTTTTTCTGCTGTTAAGCATTGCTTTCATAATCTGAAATTCAGCCTCAACGTTCTCCCATTCTTCTTTAAACTCTGGATTCTTCATTTGCTCCTGCAATGATTCTCTAAAATTTTTCCCCATTTTGACCACCTATCTTTCTAAATATTGCTTTCGATATTTTAAGGCGATATCAATTTCATTTTTCGGTGTCTTTTGCATCTTTTTAATAAAACCATTCGTCAAAATCACTTTTTTATTTTCAACAAAAAAATATAATACTCTGGCAGCATCGGTTCCTTGTTTGGCTCTTATCTCAAAAATACCGTCCAAAATTGATTTTGAATAAGGTTCCCGTAATTCGTTTCCCTTCAGTTCCAACAGTTCTAATAAGCGAAAAAGCTTTACCTGCATTTTTACATTTTGCGATAAAATAAATTCTTCAGCCGGAAATGTACCATCTTCTCTTTCAAAAAATTCTACAGTAAAATTTCCCATTTTCTCCTCTGTTTTATTATATCGGATATATCCTATATTGTCAACTTCTTACCACCCACCGAAACGCCAATACTCCCGCCAGATAGGCGGCGGTTAAAAGATAGGCCGCTGCGTCCGCCTTGCCGTATTTAAGCGGCTTAAACTTAGTCCGCCCCTGTCCGCCGCGGTAGCAGCGAGCCTCCATCGCCAGCGCCAAATCATCCGCCCGGCGAAAGGCTGACAAAAAGAGCGGCACTAAGAGCGGCAGCATCGCTTTGGCTTTTTTGATAATGCCCTTTTGCTCAAAGTTCGCTCCCCTAGCTAACTGCGCTTTCATGATTTTATCCGTTTCCTCCAGCAAAATAGGAATAAAGCGAAGGGCAATCGACATCATCATCGCAATTTCATGCGCCGGCACTTTTACCCGCTCCAGCGGCTTGAGCAGGCTTTCAATCGCATCGGTCAGGGCAATCGGCGGCGTGGTCAGGGTTAAAAAGGACGAACCCAAAATCAGCAGTACCAGCCGCAGCGCCATTGCCGCCGCCGATAACACACCCTCTTTGGTAATCCGAATAAAATGCCACTCCAATAAGACCTGCGTACCCGGCGTTTGAAACAGATTAAAAGCCACCGTAATCAAAATAATAATAAATACCGTTTTTAAACCCCGCAGAATAAAGCGCAGCGGCACTTTCGTCAGCCTTGTCACCCCCAAAAAAAGGAGCGCAACGACCAAATACAGACGAATATCGGCGCTGAAAAAAAGGGATAAAATAAAAGCAAAGCTGATGATCACCTTGGTACGCGGATCTAGGCGATGAACCACCGAATCTGCCGGATAATATTGTCCTATGGTAATATCTCGAATCATAATTCTTTTCTCCGAAGTTCTTCTTCAATCAGGGGCAGCGCTTCCTCCAAAGTAATTACGGCTGCCGGCAGGGTAAATCCCCTCTCCCTTAAATGATAGGCCAATTCCGTAATCTGGGGCACGGCTAACCCGATTGACAGTAAGGCATCTCTTTGGCTAAAAACCTCACGCGGTGTCCCGTCTAAGACAATGCGGCCGTCATTCATGGCAATCACCCGGTCAACATATTCAGCCACATCCTCCATGCTGTGCGACACCAAAAGAACGGTCGCACCGGTTTGCCGATGGAGCCCCCGAATCTGGCGCAAAATGCTGTCGCGCCCCTTGGGATCAAGTCCGGCTGTCGGCTCATCCAAAATCAGGATTTTCGGGCGCATGGCCAGCACACCGGCAATTGCCACCCGCCGTTTTTGGCCGCCGGATAACTCAAACGGCGATTTTTCCATATATTTTTCTTTTAAACCAACCAGCGCCGCCGCTTCCTTGACCCGGCGCTCGACTTCTTCCGGCGGCAGGCCTAAGTTTTTGGGGCCGAAGGCAATATCCTTAGCCACCGTCAGTTCAAACAGCTGATGCTCCGGGTACTGAAAAACCAGCCCTACCTCCCGGCACAGGGTATTTAAGTTGTTGCTCTGCCGGGAAATCTTGCGGCCGTCCACCTCAATCTCGCCGGATGTCGGCCGAATCAGGCCGTTTATATGCTGAATCAACGTGGATTTACCGCTGCCGGTATGACCGATAATCCCGGCGAACTCACCGTCTGCAATCTCTAAGTTAATATCCTTTAAGGCCGCTTTTTCAAATGGCGTACCGGCTGCATAAATATAATTTAATCCTTTGATTTTAATCGACATAATGCCTCCGCCATTTCTTCTATCGTCAGCTCCTGTCCGCTTAAGGGATAGCCGTCTTTTTTCAGCCGATAGGCCAACTCTGCCATTGGCGGCACATCCAGCCCCAGCTCTTTCATTTTCTCTACTTGC of Lachnospiraceae bacterium oral taxon 500 contains these proteins:
- a CDS encoding MATE family efflux transporter — its product is MNERQIELKEAPIFRLLLKYSIPAIIGMLVNALYNVVDRIFIGNMVKDPLAMSAVGLTFPFMLVIFGFCMLIGIGGSSRISIALGEGEHQKAENILGNMFTLIIILMLGLVLIGSIFKTPILYFLGASESTIGYAGQYIQIILFGAVFQGLSYCFNTAMRSEGNPKKAMYTMLIGAGANIILDPIFIGPLGLGIAGAAWATIISQFICMVWVLSHYFSKDSVLKLHSRFLALRLDLVKSIVSIGIAPCIMQIASGVISATANNALRTYGGDLAIGAMTIVNSIAAFILMPIFGINQGAQPIIGFNYGAKQYARAKRTWQLAALAATAICIFGFLATQLFPELLIRTFTPNPELIALGKGGLHKLLMMLPIIGLQVVSANYFQAVGKAYKAMILSMLRQVIILIPLLFILPNFWQINGVWFAFPIADAVASVITGIFIFQEMRHLNELAND
- a CDS encoding type II toxin-antitoxin system mRNA interferase toxin, RelE/StbE family, with amino-acid sequence MLEIVPSYQFKIDLKLAQKRGYKIKHLHDVVNKLAAGQKLKSKYCDHNLTGEYQGFWKCHIEPEGLLVYRIEEDVLELFLFRTGTL
- a CDS encoding type II toxin-antitoxin system antitoxin, RelB/DinJ family, whose amino-acid sequence is MATTNINIRVDTELKQSAEELFSDLGLNILSAITMFLKSAVSHNGIPFEIKRRMPNAETRAALEEYEEMKKNPDTYKRCTSFDELLDEVLTDA
- a CDS encoding methyltransferase; this encodes MKIKLEGVMETLLITLDIRARDYRSANSVLKDKKSAEIADQIDYDFSDFQKEMKNYIGVLSRAKIMDREIKKFIQKYPDCYIVSLGSGLDTRFDRLDNGQIHWYDVDFPEVIEVRRKFFTENERVRFIAKSAFDPAWTEEVRPDGRKLLIISEGMLMYLPEADVRRLLNILTDHFSQFELHLDCVPKILVKRAGMNRAVKKTKSEYLFGVTKGQEIVALNPKLKQIGYINFTDEFKKWLKGFDKLFTPLIYLFNNRLVMYSYQKKEA
- a CDS encoding transcriptional regulator produces the protein MGKNFRESLQEQMKNPEFKEEWENVEAEFQIMKAMLNSRKRQSMTQKQLSDITGIAQSDISKIENGNANPSIRTLKRIAYALDCELKLSFEPIQQGSTTNVL
- a CDS encoding type II toxin-antitoxin system RelE/ParE family toxin; amino-acid sequence: MGNFTVEFFEREDGTFPAEEFILSQNVKMQVKLFRLLELLELKGNELREPYSKSILDGIFEIRAKQGTDAARVLYFFVENKKVILTNGFIKKMQKTPKNEIDIALKYRKQYLER
- a CDS encoding transporter; translation: MIRDITIGQYYPADSVVHRLDPRTKVIISFAFILSLFFSADIRLYLVVALLFLGVTRLTKVPLRFILRGLKTVFIIILITVAFNLFQTPGTQVLLEWHFIRITKEGVLSAAAMALRLVLLILGSSFLTLTTPPIALTDAIESLLKPLERVKVPAHEIAMMMSIALRFIPILLEETDKIMKAQLARGANFEQKGIIKKAKAMLPLLVPLFLSAFRRADDLALAMEARCYRGGQGRTKFKPLKYGKADAAAYLLTAAYLAGVLAFRWVVRS
- a CDS encoding energy-coupling factor transporter ATPase, translating into MSIKIKGLNYIYAAGTPFEKAALKDINLEIADGEFAGIIGHTGSGKSTLIQHINGLIRPTSGEIEVDGRKISRQSNNLNTLCREVGLVFQYPEHQLFELTVAKDIAFGPKNLGLPPEEVERRVKEAAALVGLKEKYMEKSPFELSGGQKRRVAIAGVLAMRPKILILDEPTAGLDPKGRDSILRQIRGLHRQTGATVLLVSHSMEDVAEYVDRVIAMNDGRIVLDGTPREVFSQRDALLSIGLAVPQITELAYHLRERGFTLPAAVITLEEALPLIEEELRRKEL